CCTTCTGCCCTTCTGCTAAGCAGACCTGTGTTTGTCACGGTTCCATCTCTGTGCACATCGGATATTACGACACTCATGATGTTGCCTGGATTGTATCGCAGATCAACGTGGATTGGGTCGCCCTTCCATGCCGGATTTAGTCTGTCAGTTAATCTTCGGCTCGCAGCGTTGAGAAGTTTGATCAACTTTGGCGGGCTGGATTTGTATTCTTCAAGTTTTTCAGTATCCAGTTCTGCAAGATAGAACAAGTTTCGGACTGTTTCGGCCTTGTCAAATTCCTCATAATCTGCACCCCCCAGCTTGTGTGTTTCCTTAATGTATTCATCGAGATTTATGTTACCATAGATTTTCTTATAGTCAGAAAAGTAGACAAATCTTGGATGCAGGTTTTCTAGGACAAAGTTCTCTAGCGCTGTTTTTTCCGTAGCTCCAACTAGTAGCTCGTCGTAGGTCTTTTCTCGCTCTTTGTAGAATCTTGACCATTCTGAGAGAATGTATGGTTCATCGGCTGCAAGCATGTTCAACGAATTGTTAAAGACTGTCATTTCGGTAAGGAATGTCTCCCTGTCCTTTGGCGGAGGACCTTCAAAGAACTTGGTATCAAACTGAATTCTAATGTGGTTTGGTATTGTGGAGATAAAATTCAGGATTTTCTCCGTGTAATTTTCCCAGGAATTTAGTGCCTTGTCTTTTTCTTCGCTTATCTTTACAGAACCAAAATCATACTGGATTTTTTGGCTTTTGTTGGTCCTAAAAATTCGCATGGTTGTGATTTCTGGCAGGTGTGGAAATCTCTCTTTGATTATCTTGGTTTCTTGGCCGGTCAGATGAAAGTCGCCTTCGGCTAGGACTATTTCTGACTTTAATTCTTCTGTCATTTCATCGCACAAATCCAGATCGGATACTCGCTCGTCTCGGTTTAGCAGAGTCAACGCCTGCAAAATTGTGGTCTTACCGCTTTCATTTCGCCCGACAAATGCAGCTAGGTCGCCAACTTTGATTTCACCGGAATCGTGTATGCATCGGTATGCACGCACTCGGAACTTTCTTAATCGCATCTAGCGCACATCTGGGGTGGCAACGATTTAACTTATTCGTCATTGTGATACGCACAAAAATTGCCATAGATATAAAAACACAAGATGCCAAGAAAATCTAAATGGTAACAAAAGGCATCGCGATTTTCATAATTCCAATAGTCTTCTCATTTGTGTATGGGGGAGCAGTCCTTGGAATGGCGCTTTCTGGACAAATTGATGCAGTGCAGACCCACTCTGGTGAATCTATTGATATTTTGGACCTGCAAGCGCAATACACCAATGGAGAACAGACAAGTGTGCAAATCTCAGTTGATGACTCTGCGTATGACTGTGGGGATCTGTATCTTACGGTCTATGATGTTTCCGCAGGACAAAAAAAGGCAGTAAAACAGGGAGCGTTCTTTGATCAGTGTTATGGAGAGTCTGGTATATTGCCAATCAATGACAAGTTTTCAGAATCACTTGAAGCAGGACAATACTTGCTTGAAGCTCAGCTATTTGACAAAAGCGGGGACAAATTCCTTAGCGTATCTCAGAGATTTAGCGTAGAATAATGCGATGTTATATATTGTAAAACAGGCGTGATTTATCATGGCAAAAAAGGTTACTGAAAAAGATTCTAAGAAAGACAAGAAAAAAGAGGAAAAGAAAGCCAAGCCTGCAAAGGAAGAAAAGAAAACTGTCTCTGCA
The Nitrososphaerota archaeon genome window above contains:
- a CDS encoding ATP-dependent endonuclease, whose protein sequence is MRLRKFRVRAYRCIHDSGEIKVGDLAAFVGRNESGKTTILQALTLLNRDERVSDLDLCDEMTEELKSEIVLAEGDFHLTGQETKIIKERFPHLPEITTMRIFRTNKSQKIQYDFGSVKISEEKDKALNSWENYTEKILNFISTIPNHIRIQFDTKFFEGPPPKDRETFLTEMTVFNNSLNMLAADEPYILSEWSRFYKEREKTYDELLVGATEKTALENFVLENLHPRFVYFSDYKKIYGNINLDEYIKETHKLGGADYEEFDKAETVRNLFYLAELDTEKLEEYKSSPPKLIKLLNAASRRLTDRLNPAWKGDPIHVDLRYNPGNIMSVVISDVHRDGTVTNTGLLSRRAEGFKWTFSFIVNFAAETQRAELKEAILLLDEPARNLHPAQQMGISDLLKNLAGSNQVLYATHSPFMIFDYTPGNLLVVELDKRKHLSRIHYDYWNADDATLIPILYGLSRGLVESIVDREIGTNSRPVIIVETMSDAMFLNSFDKFLEDPNISMNPLNVVASYSKNSTLPLAIFYRNHGHNVFVILDNTLESKKIAEQLKANEFTDMQIIYLEQGGKSIESIEDLILPEDYLHAVNQTYEIKLRKEGFRNLTREEVLARNKKGIIESLKDIWYEHREDGWNDFDIEEIARYICEKIALKEADFLSDKTKDQFRGLFRLIAERIRQHQNMTAHVGLTKFQRSKPR